From one Brevundimonas sp. PAMC22021 genomic stretch:
- the ppa gene encoding inorganic diphosphatase has product MNIDAISVGPKPPYDIHVVIEIPAGGLPVKYEMDKASGALFVDRFLNTAMYYPGNYGFIPHTLADDGDPCDVIVINPTPVVPGAVIRARPIGVLLMEDEAGRDEKILAVPVDKLNPYYSDIQSYTQLPKILIEQIEHFFTRYKDLEKGKMVRVDKWAEADKAAELIEIGMKAHEEAKAKGEKTL; this is encoded by the coding sequence AGCCTCCCTACGACATCCATGTCGTGATCGAAATTCCGGCCGGCGGCCTGCCGGTCAAGTACGAGATGGACAAGGCCTCGGGCGCCCTGTTCGTGGACCGGTTCCTGAACACGGCCATGTACTATCCGGGCAATTACGGCTTCATCCCGCATACCCTGGCGGACGACGGCGACCCGTGCGACGTGATCGTGATCAACCCGACGCCGGTGGTGCCGGGCGCAGTGATCCGCGCGCGTCCGATCGGCGTGCTGCTGATGGAAGACGAGGCCGGCCGCGACGAGAAGATCCTGGCCGTGCCGGTCGACAAGCTGAACCCCTACTATTCGGATATCCAGAGCTATACCCAGCTGCCCAAGATCCTGATCGAGCAGATCGAGCACTTCTTCACACGCTACAAGGACCTGGAAAAGGGCAAGATGGTCCGCGTCGACAAATGGGCCGAGGCCGACAAGGCCGCCGAGCTGATCGAGATCGGCATGAAGGCCCACGAGGAAGCCAAGGCCAAGGGCGAAAAGACGCTTTGA